The proteins below come from a single Loxodonta africana isolate mLoxAfr1 chromosome 20, mLoxAfr1.hap2, whole genome shotgun sequence genomic window:
- the LAX1 gene encoding lymphocyte transmembrane adapter 1 has translation MAGVHEMMNHVTPTLSEIGERTWEASIPRETSGSLDRDKDQSTSIFSVFAGLLATLLVTVVLCILWNWNKRKCPLPYLRVTAMPLLTLPQCRQRSKNIYDFLPRRQEDPGRCQSRSIRIFSTESLLSRNPDSPTPEHVLSQAGNALQVHEAHTCDVGFPVGVYDNTMVPQMCKTLTPSAHYINVRASRDDLSISSEDSRDYVNVPRAEEMAEDLGSSSPRNLFVLPSAQELDFTEKRDVGYGDASGCTRFWSPGTESSDQLSDEDSSSQTSNDYVNMSELDLGATQQEQPWKTFRCCRDYENVPPADVNRSQQQAEEEVTSLNTDYVKDRTDALETDTQSVMQSGSFLVLEDHVAFQPLLQSGNSQMKHGEEMPSEDDNDYENVLAAKLGGRDSEQGSGTQILPDELRSSHPARKLHEVVYPAGSTATTESNDDP, from the exons ATGGCAGGGGTCCATGAGATGATGAATCATGTCACCCCGACCCTTTCGGAAATTGGAGAGAGGACCTGGGAGGCCAGCATTCCGCGGGAAACTTCTGGCAGCCTGGACAG GGATAAAGACCAGAGCACCAGCATCTTCTCTGTGTTTGCGGGGCTCCTTGCCACCCTCCTGGTCACCGTGGTTCTCTGCATCCTGTGGAACTGGAATAAAAGGAAGT GCCCACTTCCTTACCTTCGAGTTACTGCCATGCCCTTGCTGACCCTGCCTCAGTGTAGGCAAAGATCCAAAAACATTTATGACTTCTTGCCTCGGAGGCAAGAAGACCCAG GGAGATGTCAGTCAAGGAGTATTCGCATTTTCAGTACTGAGAGCCTTCTCTCCAGAAATCCTGACAGCCCTACCCCTGAGCATGTG CTCTCACAAGCAGGCAATGCCCTCCAGGTGCATGAAGCCCACACCTGTGACGTGGGGTTTCCGGTGGGTGTCTATGACAACACTATGGTACCCCAGATGTGTAAGACCTTGACGCCCTCAGCACACTACATCAATGTCAGAGCTTCCAGAGATGACCTGAGCATTTCTTCAGAGGATTCAAGGGATTATGTCAACGTGCCCAGAGCAGAAGAGATGGCTGAGGATCTAGGTTCCAGCTCCCCCAGAAATCTCTTTGTCCTCCCAAGTGCACAGGAGCTGGACTTTACTGAGAAAAGAGATGTGGGCTATGGGGATGCCAGTGGCTGCACCAGATTTTGGTCTCCAGGAACTGAGAGCAGTGACCAACTCAGTGATGAGGATAGTTCTTCTCAGACCTCAAATGACTACGTCAACATGTCAGAATTAGATCTTGGGGCCACCCAGCAGGAGCAGCCCTGGAAAACTTTTCGGTGCTGCAGAGATTATGAAAATGTCCCACCAGCAGATGTCAACAGAAGCCAGCAGCAGGCAGAAGAAGAGGTGACATCCTTAAACACAGACTATGTGAAGGACAGGACAGATGCTCTGGAGACCGACACTCAGTCTGTCATGCAGTCAGGCAGCTTCCTTGTTTTAGAGGATCACGTGGCCTTCCAGCCATTGCTACAGAGTGGGAACAGCCAGATGAAGCATGGAGAAGAGATGCCAAGTGAGGACGATAACGACTACGAGAATGTGCTAGCTGCCAAGTTAGGAGGCAGGGACTCCGAGCAGGGGTCAGGCACACAGATCCTTCCTGATGAATTAAGATCCAGCCACCCAGCTAGAAAACTACATGAAGTGGTTTATCCTGCTGGATCCACAGCCACCACAGAGTCTAATGATGACCCATGA